In Streptomyces nojiriensis, one genomic interval encodes:
- a CDS encoding beta-glucosidase family protein, with product MRNDAVEAALGKLDLDTKARLLAGQDMWSLPAVPAIGLESLVFSDGPIGVRGVRWTADDPSIALPSPTALAAAWDPELARRAGRLLAQEARRKGVHVLLAPTVNLHRSPLGGRHFECYSEDPYLTGAVGSGYVNGVQDGGVGTTVKHFVGNDAETDRFTVDSVIAPRPLRELYLAPFEAIVANAHPWGIMTAYNQVNGTTMTEHQYLVNEVLRAEWGFDGCNVSDWMAARSTAGDILGGMDVAMPGPTTVYGPALAEAVRAGEVPGSAVDEAVRNVLRLAARVGALEGAPAAVESAPAPIDGQALARELAARGFVLVRNEGALPLDGSAGRTVALAGAAARDARVLGGGSATVFPERIVSPLDGLTAALPEGALTYSIGADPSDELTPAGQGFELHAVCRDAAGTVLGEGALPSGQVQWIGDDLPAGATYETMASIEVRGTFVPRESGEHAFGTRGLGAFALAVGGERLWSGVQEMGNEADPFEAFFGAPNERARATLTEGEPVEVSLTFQVPDMSALPLRAIMFSLLHLGPRRDADELIAEAVAAARQADTAVVVVATTERVESEGFDRQDLTLPGRQDDLVRAVAAVNPNTVVVVNAGSPVELPWREDVAAVLLTWFPGQEGGAALADVLLGDAEPGGRLPTTWPARFADAPVTEVVPTEGRLEYGEGLFIGYRAYERHAVTPAYPFGHGLGYTDWTYDSLELTADTVRVRLTNTGARPGREVVQVYLAPVATASDGARSTTVERPASWLAAFAGVAAGPGESVEAEIPLPARAFEIWDEQARGWRRIGGTYEVRASHSHGDTRLTATLDLA from the coding sequence ATGCGCAACGACGCCGTCGAGGCGGCGCTGGGCAAACTGGACCTCGACACCAAGGCCCGGCTCCTGGCCGGCCAGGACATGTGGTCCCTGCCCGCCGTCCCCGCGATCGGGCTGGAGTCCCTGGTCTTCTCCGACGGGCCCATCGGGGTCCGCGGCGTGCGCTGGACCGCCGACGACCCGTCCATCGCCCTGCCGTCCCCGACCGCGCTCGCCGCCGCCTGGGACCCGGAGCTCGCCCGCCGCGCCGGCCGGCTCCTCGCCCAGGAGGCCCGCCGCAAGGGCGTGCACGTCCTCCTCGCGCCCACCGTCAACCTGCACCGCTCCCCGCTCGGCGGCCGGCACTTCGAGTGCTACTCCGAGGACCCGTACCTCACCGGCGCCGTCGGCTCCGGCTACGTCAACGGCGTCCAGGACGGCGGCGTCGGCACCACCGTCAAGCACTTCGTCGGCAACGACGCCGAGACCGACCGGTTCACCGTCGACAGCGTCATCGCACCGCGCCCGCTGCGCGAGCTGTACCTGGCGCCCTTCGAGGCCATCGTCGCCAATGCCCACCCCTGGGGCATCATGACCGCCTACAACCAGGTCAACGGCACGACCATGACCGAGCACCAGTACCTCGTGAACGAGGTCCTGCGCGCCGAATGGGGCTTCGACGGCTGCAACGTCTCCGACTGGATGGCCGCCCGCTCCACCGCCGGCGACATCCTGGGCGGCATGGACGTGGCCATGCCCGGCCCCACCACCGTCTACGGCCCCGCCCTCGCCGAGGCCGTCCGCGCCGGCGAGGTCCCCGGGTCCGCCGTGGACGAGGCCGTGCGCAACGTCCTGCGCCTCGCCGCCCGCGTCGGCGCCCTGGAAGGCGCCCCCGCCGCCGTGGAGAGCGCCCCGGCCCCGATCGACGGCCAGGCGCTGGCCCGCGAGCTCGCCGCCCGCGGCTTCGTCCTGGTCCGCAACGAGGGGGCGCTGCCGCTCGACGGGTCCGCGGGCCGCACCGTCGCCCTCGCCGGCGCCGCCGCCCGCGACGCCCGCGTCCTCGGCGGGGGCAGTGCCACCGTCTTCCCCGAGCGGATCGTCTCCCCGCTCGACGGCCTCACCGCCGCCCTCCCCGAGGGTGCCCTCACCTACAGCATCGGCGCCGACCCCTCCGACGAGCTCACCCCCGCAGGCCAGGGCTTCGAGCTCCATGCCGTCTGCCGCGACGCCGCCGGGACCGTCCTCGGCGAGGGGGCCCTGCCCTCCGGCCAGGTCCAGTGGATCGGCGACGACCTGCCCGCGGGGGCCACGTACGAGACCATGGCGAGCATCGAGGTCCGCGGCACCTTCGTGCCCCGCGAGAGCGGCGAGCACGCCTTCGGCACCCGCGGACTCGGCGCCTTCGCCCTGGCCGTCGGCGGCGAGCGGCTGTGGAGCGGCGTCCAGGAGATGGGCAACGAGGCCGACCCCTTCGAGGCCTTCTTCGGCGCCCCCAACGAGCGCGCCCGCGCCACCCTCACCGAGGGCGAGCCCGTCGAGGTGTCCCTGACCTTCCAGGTCCCCGACATGTCCGCACTGCCGCTCCGGGCGATCATGTTCTCGCTGCTCCACCTCGGCCCGCGGCGCGACGCCGACGAGCTGATCGCCGAGGCCGTGGCCGCCGCGCGCCAGGCCGACACCGCCGTCGTGGTCGTCGCCACCACCGAGCGCGTGGAGTCCGAGGGCTTCGACCGGCAGGACCTCACCCTCCCCGGCCGCCAGGACGACCTGGTGCGCGCCGTCGCCGCCGTCAACCCGAACACGGTGGTCGTCGTCAACGCCGGCTCCCCGGTGGAGCTCCCGTGGCGCGAGGACGTGGCCGCCGTGCTGCTGACCTGGTTCCCCGGGCAGGAGGGCGGGGCCGCACTGGCCGACGTACTCCTCGGCGACGCGGAGCCGGGCGGGCGGCTGCCGACCACCTGGCCCGCGCGGTTCGCGGACGCGCCCGTCACCGAGGTGGTCCCGACCGAGGGGCGCCTGGAGTACGGCGAGGGCCTCTTCATCGGCTACCGGGCCTACGAGCGCCACGCGGTGACCCCCGCCTACCCCTTCGGGCACGGCCTCGGCTACACCGACTGGACGTACGACTCCCTGGAGCTCACCGCCGACACGGTCCGGGTCCGCCTCACCAACACCGGCGCCCGCCCCGGCCGCGAGGTCGTCCAGGTCTACCTCGCCCCCGTCGCCACTGCGTCCGACGGTGCGCGGAGCACGACGGTGGAGCGCCCGGCGAGCTGGCTGGCCGCCTTCGCGGGCGTCGCGGCGGGCCCCGGCGAGAGCGTCGAGGCCGAGATCCCGCTGCCCGCCCGGGCCTTCGAGATCTGGGACGAGCAGGCCCGCGGCTGGCGGCGGATCGGCGGGACCTACGAGGTCCGCGCGAGCCACTCGCACGGTGACACCCGGCTGACCGCGACGCTCGACCTCGCGTGA
- a CDS encoding TetR/AcrR family transcriptional regulator, with product MVRARSEERRGEIVRAAVEVIAERGYRGASLAAVAERVGLTQQGLLHYFPTKEALLVAVLEERDRWDTGGGSRSAADTWRLDLLDSLVEYNAMRPGIVQTFSALLGESVTDGHPAREFFTERYAQVRSEMAAVLRAEFGDRLPSGLTPEQVAPLLTAVMDGLQYQWLLAPESVDMPAAFRSFLTLLRGPQA from the coding sequence ATGGTCAGGGCGAGGAGCGAGGAACGCCGGGGGGAGATCGTCCGCGCGGCCGTCGAGGTGATCGCGGAGCGCGGCTACCGGGGCGCGTCCCTGGCCGCCGTCGCCGAACGCGTGGGCCTGACCCAGCAGGGGCTGCTGCACTACTTCCCGACCAAGGAGGCCCTGCTGGTCGCGGTGCTGGAGGAACGCGACCGCTGGGACACGGGCGGCGGCTCGCGCTCCGCCGCCGACACCTGGCGGCTGGACCTGCTGGACTCGCTGGTCGAGTACAACGCCATGCGCCCGGGCATCGTGCAGACCTTCTCGGCGCTGCTGGGCGAGAGCGTCACCGACGGGCACCCGGCCCGGGAGTTCTTCACCGAGCGCTACGCCCAGGTCCGCTCGGAGATGGCGGCGGTGCTGCGCGCCGAGTTCGGCGACCGCCTGCCCTCCGGCCTCACCCCCGAGCAGGTGGCCCCGCTGCTGACGGCGGTCATGGACGGCCTCCAGTACCAGTGGCTGCTGGCCCCGGAGTCCGTGGACATGCCCGCCGCCTTCCGTTCCTTCCTGACCCTGCTGCGGGGGCCGCAGGCCTGA
- a CDS encoding putative quinol monooxygenase has translation MIFIVVKFPVKPEYVDAWPDKVAPFTRATRAEPGNLWFEWSRSLEEPNTYVLVEAFQDDAAEAHVTSEHFSAALETMRPMVTRTPEIVSTTIEGATGWSRMGELQVD, from the coding sequence GTGATCTTCATTGTGGTGAAATTCCCCGTCAAGCCCGAATACGTCGACGCGTGGCCCGACAAGGTCGCGCCGTTCACCCGCGCCACCCGCGCCGAACCCGGGAACCTGTGGTTCGAGTGGTCGCGCAGCCTGGAGGAGCCGAACACCTACGTGCTGGTGGAGGCCTTCCAGGACGACGCCGCCGAAGCGCACGTCACCTCCGAGCACTTCAGCGCCGCGCTGGAGACCATGCGGCCGATGGTGACCCGTACGCCCGAGATCGTCAGCACCACCATCGAGGGTGCGACCGGCTGGAGCCGGATGGGCGAGCTCCAGGTCGACTAG
- a CDS encoding NAD(P)-dependent oxidoreductase codes for MDTAQKIAFLGLGRMGAPMARHLLARGYGLTVWNRTPEHALPLEAAGAVVAATPGAAVREADVVVTMLADPAALRAVAEGVLPALRPGVHWIDTSTVGPDAVRELAGRLPAGVTLTDAPVMGSVDRAATGELWVLAGGDPLPGPVREVLDALGEVTRCGPLGSGAGLKLVLINAAVGGVALVAEALRLGGALGLPEELVRGQLARGPLAGAVARAYADSSDFPVALAAKDVALAAAHAPLPILQSVHAVLTSRPELAARDLSALRP; via the coding sequence ATGGACACAGCACAGAAGATCGCGTTCCTCGGCCTCGGCCGTATGGGAGCCCCGATGGCCCGTCACCTGCTCGCCCGGGGCTACGGGCTGACGGTCTGGAACCGGACGCCCGAGCATGCGCTGCCGCTGGAGGCGGCCGGCGCGGTGGTCGCCGCCACGCCCGGCGCGGCGGTGCGCGAGGCGGACGTCGTCGTCACGATGCTGGCCGATCCGGCGGCCCTGCGGGCCGTCGCGGAGGGCGTGCTGCCCGCCCTGCGGCCCGGAGTCCACTGGATCGACACCTCGACGGTCGGGCCGGACGCGGTGCGGGAGCTCGCGGGGCGGCTGCCGGCGGGGGTGACGCTGACCGACGCGCCCGTGATGGGCAGTGTGGACCGGGCGGCCACGGGTGAGTTGTGGGTGCTGGCGGGCGGTGACCCGCTGCCCGGTCCGGTGCGGGAGGTCCTCGATGCCCTGGGTGAGGTCACGCGGTGCGGTCCGCTCGGCTCGGGCGCCGGGCTGAAGCTGGTCCTGATCAACGCGGCGGTCGGCGGGGTGGCGCTGGTGGCCGAGGCCCTGAGGCTGGGCGGAGCCCTGGGCCTGCCGGAGGAACTGGTCCGCGGTCAGCTGGCCCGCGGGCCGCTGGCGGGTGCGGTGGCCCGTGCGTACGCCGACTCCTCGGACTTCCCGGTGGCCCTGGCCGCGAAGGACGTGGCCCTGGCCGCCGCCCACGCGCCGCTGCCGATCCTTCAGTCGGTCCACGCCGTACTGACGTCCCGCCCGGAACTCGCCGCCCGGGACCTCTCCGCCCTGCGCCCCTGA
- a CDS encoding LysR family transcriptional regulator, which translates to MAPMPSSHSLYEVFLSVARLASFTAAARSLGYTQSAVSRQIQTLEDEWGTPLFDRLPRGVRLTEAGHLLLPHAEAVGERLRTARAELDALRTLGAGRLRIGAFSTADAALLPRALAAFRARHPAVAVARTEGPSARHLALLAAGDLDLAVVADTSAEPPRDCTPHHLLDERMYVALPAGHRLAGRAVVRLAELADEEWIAADTRPEETLMHSALAGGFRPRTGFVAADWIAKQGFVAAGLGVTLIPALAASSARADLALVPLHPDDTPRRRVYAATPRGIAPSPAALAFLALLKEVAAGLAS; encoded by the coding sequence ATGGCTCCCATGCCCAGTTCGCACAGCTTGTACGAGGTCTTCCTGAGCGTGGCCCGCCTGGCCTCCTTCACCGCCGCCGCCCGCTCCCTCGGCTACACCCAGTCCGCGGTCTCCCGGCAGATCCAGACCCTGGAGGACGAATGGGGCACCCCGCTCTTCGACCGCCTCCCCCGCGGGGTCCGCCTGACCGAGGCCGGCCACCTCCTGCTCCCGCACGCCGAGGCCGTCGGCGAGCGGCTGCGCACCGCCCGCGCCGAACTCGACGCGCTGCGCACCCTCGGCGCCGGGCGGCTGCGGATCGGCGCCTTCTCCACCGCCGACGCCGCCCTGCTGCCCCGCGCGCTGGCCGCCTTCCGGGCCCGCCACCCCGCCGTGGCCGTCGCCCGCACCGAGGGCCCCTCCGCCCGGCACCTCGCCCTGCTCGCCGCCGGGGACCTCGACCTCGCCGTCGTCGCGGACACCTCCGCGGAGCCGCCCCGCGACTGCACCCCGCACCACCTGCTCGACGAGCGGATGTACGTGGCCCTGCCGGCCGGCCACCGGCTCGCCGGACGCGCCGTCGTACGGCTGGCCGAACTGGCCGACGAGGAGTGGATCGCGGCCGACACCCGGCCCGAGGAGACCCTCATGCACTCCGCGCTGGCCGGCGGCTTCCGCCCGCGCACCGGTTTCGTCGCCGCCGACTGGATCGCCAAGCAGGGCTTCGTCGCGGCCGGGCTCGGCGTCACCCTGATCCCGGCACTCGCCGCCTCCTCGGCCCGGGCCGACCTCGCGCTCGTCCCCCTGCACCCGGACGACACGCCGCGCCGCCGGGTCTACGCCGCCACCCCGCGCGGGATCGCCCCCTCCCCCGCCGCCCTCGCCTTCCTGGCCCTGCTGAAGGAGGTCGCGGCCGGGCTGGCATCCTGA
- a CDS encoding carbon-nitrogen hydrolase family protein, translated as MKIAAAQLTCTPADVRTNVARAADLAAAARDQGAELVVFPELALTGYELAALAADPGLWTAADDPRLDPLRSAGIATAVNVALPTGGPRPAIATLVHDADGAHVTTYAKQHLYRHEQEVFERGRDDGRFELGGIRFCLGICFDNHFPRLPGRGAVDGCRVHLASSLYGTGDGIHERATVYPGIAREHGLYVVLANHVGPAGPWTGCGRSAVWAPGGALLAEADDRTPSVVTASV; from the coding sequence GTGAAGATCGCCGCAGCGCAGCTGACCTGCACCCCCGCCGATGTCCGGACCAACGTCGCGCGGGCCGCGGACCTCGCCGCGGCGGCCCGCGATCAGGGCGCCGAGCTGGTGGTGTTCCCCGAGCTCGCGCTCACCGGCTACGAGCTCGCCGCGCTGGCCGCCGACCCGGGCCTGTGGACGGCCGCCGACGACCCGCGGCTGGATCCGCTGCGCTCCGCCGGGATCGCCACCGCGGTGAACGTCGCCCTGCCCACCGGCGGCCCGCGCCCCGCGATCGCGACGCTGGTCCACGACGCGGACGGCGCGCACGTGACGACGTACGCGAAGCAGCACCTCTACCGGCACGAGCAGGAGGTCTTCGAACGCGGCCGGGACGACGGGCGCTTCGAACTCGGCGGGATCCGCTTCTGCCTGGGCATCTGCTTCGACAACCACTTCCCCCGACTGCCCGGCAGGGGCGCCGTCGACGGCTGCCGGGTCCACCTGGCGAGCTCCCTGTACGGGACGGGCGACGGGATCCACGAGCGCGCCACCGTGTACCCCGGGATCGCGCGCGAGCACGGCCTGTACGTGGTCCTCGCCAACCACGTCGGCCCGGCGGGCCCGTGGACCGGCTGCGGCCGCTCGGCCGTGTGGGCCCCGGGCGGCGCCCTGCTGGCCGAGGCGGACGACCGTACGCCCTCGGTGGTCACCGCCTCGGTGTGA
- a CDS encoding PaaI family thioesterase translates to MNDFETITVPERLHGYPGVAFGGYVAGVLAARAAAKDVRVDFRRPVPTGAPVRLAATADGGCELTDGELLLAAATPVGAPGAHCPEAPSWDLAAAAAEAFRADPPDGQPDCFGCGLDRTPATGLRLHCGAVPGRELVAAAWTPAPELGGADGLLPPELVWGALDCPGNAAGRLLDGRAAGAVTAALGARLLRPVPVGEGLISYAWMVSSSGRKYTVGTALATADGEPCAVAEALWVQPRT, encoded by the coding sequence ATGAACGACTTCGAGACGATCACGGTGCCGGAACGCCTCCACGGCTACCCGGGGGTGGCCTTCGGCGGCTACGTGGCGGGCGTACTCGCCGCCCGGGCCGCCGCGAAGGACGTACGGGTGGACTTCCGGCGGCCCGTGCCGACCGGGGCTCCGGTGCGGCTCGCCGCGACCGCGGACGGCGGCTGCGAGCTGACGGACGGCGAGCTGCTGCTGGCCGCGGCGACGCCGGTCGGGGCGCCCGGTGCCCACTGCCCCGAAGCCCCGTCCTGGGACCTGGCCGCGGCCGCGGCCGAGGCCTTCCGGGCGGACCCGCCGGACGGTCAGCCCGACTGCTTCGGCTGCGGCCTGGACCGGACGCCCGCCACCGGGCTGCGCCTGCACTGCGGTGCGGTGCCGGGTCGCGAGCTGGTCGCCGCGGCCTGGACGCCCGCGCCCGAACTCGGCGGCGCGGACGGGCTGCTGCCGCCCGAGCTGGTGTGGGGCGCGCTGGACTGCCCCGGGAACGCGGCCGGGCGGCTGCTCGACGGCCGCGCGGCCGGTGCGGTCACCGCCGCGCTGGGCGCCCGGCTGCTGCGGCCGGTGCCGGTGGGCGAGGGGCTGATCTCCTACGCCTGGATGGTGTCGTCCTCGGGCCGCAAGTACACCGTGGGCACGGCGCTGGCCACGGCCGACGGCGAACCGTGCGCCGTCGCCGAGGCGCTGTGGGTGCAGCCGCGCACGTAG
- a CDS encoding winged helix-turn-helix transcriptional regulator, whose translation MSVIDGKWKVSLLWELDQRPRRFGELRRLVPGISEKVLAAQLRELETDGIVHREVYEEVPPRVEYSLTPLGQDLNAALKPLGAWGGKHLLAETA comes from the coding sequence ATGTCCGTGATCGACGGCAAATGGAAGGTGTCGCTCCTGTGGGAGCTGGACCAGCGCCCGCGCCGGTTCGGCGAACTGCGCAGGCTCGTCCCCGGTATCTCGGAGAAGGTGCTCGCCGCGCAGCTGCGCGAGCTGGAGACCGACGGCATCGTGCACCGCGAGGTGTACGAGGAGGTCCCGCCGCGCGTCGAGTACTCCCTGACCCCGCTGGGCCAGGACCTGAACGCGGCCCTGAAACCCCTGGGGGCGTGGGGCGGCAAGCACCTGCTGGCCGAAACCGCGTGA
- a CDS encoding NAD(P)-dependent oxidoreductase — protein MTDTTAHRSLTLLGLGDMGTALARTWLAAGHSPTVWNRTPAKAGALAAEGAYVAATAADAVAANTLVVVCLLDDASVGAALDGIDLTGKDLVNLTTGTPGEARARAAWAAERGARYLDGGIMATPTMIGVPEAGGYVFYSGSRALFDSSRALLEVPTGSRFVGEDPGHAALHDVALLSAMWGMFAGISQAYALTEGEDIAPKDLAPLLSEWLGAMGFFVGNAAERLTSRDFTSGVVSNLAMQVAGSGTMLRTAEEQGVSAELITPYVDLLHRRLAADPAAHGGEDTTGAILLLKR, from the coding sequence ATGACCGACACCACAGCACACCGTTCCCTCACCCTCCTCGGCCTCGGCGACATGGGCACCGCCCTCGCCCGCACCTGGCTCGCCGCCGGGCACTCCCCGACCGTCTGGAACCGCACCCCCGCCAAGGCCGGGGCGCTGGCCGCCGAAGGGGCCTACGTCGCCGCGACCGCGGCCGACGCGGTCGCCGCGAACACGCTGGTCGTGGTCTGCCTGCTGGACGACGCCAGCGTCGGCGCCGCCCTGGACGGCATCGACCTGACCGGCAAGGACCTCGTCAACCTCACCACCGGCACCCCGGGCGAGGCGCGCGCCCGCGCCGCCTGGGCCGCGGAGCGCGGCGCCCGGTACCTGGACGGCGGGATCATGGCCACGCCGACGATGATCGGCGTCCCCGAGGCCGGCGGGTACGTCTTCTACAGCGGCTCGCGCGCGCTCTTCGACAGCAGCCGGGCACTCCTGGAGGTCCCGACCGGGTCCCGCTTCGTCGGCGAGGACCCCGGGCACGCGGCCCTGCACGACGTGGCGCTGCTCAGCGCGATGTGGGGGATGTTCGCCGGCATCTCGCAGGCCTACGCGCTGACCGAGGGCGAGGACATCGCCCCGAAGGACCTGGCCCCGCTGCTGTCCGAGTGGCTCGGCGCGATGGGCTTCTTCGTCGGCAACGCCGCCGAGCGGCTGACCTCGCGGGACTTCACCTCGGGGGTGGTGTCCAACCTGGCCATGCAGGTCGCGGGCAGCGGCACCATGCTGCGCACCGCCGAGGAGCAGGGCGTCAGCGCCGAGCTGATCACCCCGTACGTGGACCTGCTGCACCGGCGGCTGGCCGCCGATCCGGCCGCGCACGGCGGGGAGGACACGACGGGGGCCATCCTGCTGCTGAAGCGGTAG
- a CDS encoding EI24 domain-containing protein: MRDLAGGFRYLLAGQRWVFGHGRWLGFGLLPGLVALVLYAGALIGLGYGADDLTAWATPFADDWSAPWLSLFRGFLTALFFGLGLFLAVITFTAVTLLIGQPFYESLSEQVDRSEGGDVPRSGLPLWLELWVSARDSVKVLVRVLLYGILLFVLGFIPVIGQTVIPVLGFCVSGYFLTQELTAVALQRRKVELPDRLELLRSRRMLVLGFGVPLVLAFLVPLVAVFLMPGAVAGATLMARDLMRSDEAPAPETTPAGFGPPPPAYS; this comes from the coding sequence ATGCGTGATCTTGCGGGGGGCTTCCGGTATCTGCTGGCCGGACAGCGATGGGTGTTCGGCCACGGCCGGTGGCTGGGCTTCGGGCTGCTGCCCGGGCTCGTCGCGCTCGTCCTCTACGCCGGCGCCCTGATCGGGCTCGGCTACGGAGCCGACGACCTGACCGCCTGGGCCACCCCCTTCGCCGACGACTGGTCCGCGCCCTGGCTCTCGCTCTTCCGCGGCTTCCTGACCGCCCTGTTCTTCGGCCTGGGGCTCTTCCTCGCGGTGATCACCTTCACCGCCGTGACCCTGCTGATCGGCCAGCCGTTCTACGAGTCCCTCTCCGAGCAGGTCGACCGCAGCGAGGGCGGCGACGTGCCGCGGTCGGGGCTCCCGCTCTGGCTGGAGCTGTGGGTCTCGGCCCGGGACAGCGTGAAGGTGCTCGTACGGGTCCTGCTGTACGGGATCCTGCTCTTCGTCCTCGGTTTCATCCCGGTGATCGGGCAGACGGTGATCCCGGTGCTCGGCTTCTGCGTCTCCGGGTACTTCCTGACCCAGGAGCTCACCGCCGTGGCCCTGCAGCGGCGCAAGGTGGAGCTGCCCGACCGGCTGGAGCTGCTGCGCTCGCGGCGGATGCTGGTGCTGGGCTTCGGGGTGCCGCTGGTGCTGGCGTTCCTGGTGCCGCTCGTCGCGGTGTTCCTGATGCCGGGCGCGGTGGCCGGGGCCACCCTCATGGCACGTGACCTCATGCGCAGCGACGAGGCTCCGGCCCCCGAAACCACCCCCGCGGGCTTCGGACCGCCGCCGCCCGCGTACTCGTAG
- a CDS encoding organic hydroperoxide resistance protein, with protein MSIQQSDVAYTAVATAENGRDGRVATNDGQLDVVVNPPKELGGSGAGTNPEQLFAAGYSACFQGALGVVAKNVNADISGSTVTAEVGIGKNDEGFGLIVKISAVIPNVDAATAKELIEKAHEVCPYSKATRGNITVELAV; from the coding sequence ATGTCCATCCAGCAGTCCGACGTCGCCTACACCGCTGTCGCCACCGCCGAGAACGGCCGTGACGGTCGCGTCGCCACCAACGACGGCCAGCTCGACGTCGTCGTGAACCCGCCGAAGGAGCTCGGTGGCAGCGGCGCCGGTACCAACCCGGAGCAGCTGTTCGCCGCCGGCTACAGCGCCTGCTTCCAGGGCGCCCTGGGCGTCGTCGCGAAGAACGTGAACGCCGACATCTCCGGCTCCACGGTCACCGCCGAGGTCGGCATCGGCAAGAACGACGAGGGCTTCGGCCTGATCGTCAAGATCTCCGCCGTGATCCCGAACGTGGACGCCGCCACCGCCAAGGAGCTCATCGAGAAGGCCCACGAGGTCTGCCCGTACTCCAAGGCCACCCGCGGCAACATCACCGTCGAGCTCGCCGTCTGA
- a CDS encoding NADP-dependent oxidoreductase: MSQIPAVSREWHLVRRPQGWPVAEDFALREVPVSAEPAAGRILVRNLYMSVDPYMRGRMNDVKSYIPPFQLDEPMQGGAVGEIVASAAEGFAVGDHVLHPFGWREYADLDAAHAVKVDASLAPLSAYLGVLGMPGLTAYAGLFEVASFKEGDSVFVSGAAGAVGSLVGQFARIKGASRVIGSAGSDEKVTLLTEKYGFDAAFNYKNGPVAEQLPAAAPEGIDVYFDNVGGDHLEAAISSMKVNGRATLCGAIAGYNDTEAAPGPRNLMQVIGKRLRLQGILVNDHNGLQQQFVQDVAGWLRSGELRYDETVVEGVENATSAFLGMLRGENTGKMIVSFTG, from the coding sequence ATGTCCCAGATCCCCGCCGTCAGCCGCGAGTGGCACCTCGTCCGTCGCCCGCAGGGCTGGCCCGTCGCCGAGGACTTCGCGCTGCGCGAGGTGCCCGTGTCCGCCGAGCCCGCCGCCGGCCGGATCCTCGTGCGCAATCTGTACATGTCCGTGGACCCCTACATGCGCGGCCGGATGAACGACGTGAAGTCGTACATCCCGCCGTTCCAGCTGGACGAGCCGATGCAGGGCGGCGCGGTCGGCGAGATCGTCGCCTCCGCCGCCGAGGGCTTCGCCGTCGGCGATCACGTCCTGCACCCCTTCGGCTGGCGCGAGTACGCGGACCTCGACGCCGCGCACGCCGTGAAGGTGGACGCCTCGCTCGCCCCGCTCTCCGCCTACCTCGGCGTCCTCGGCATGCCGGGCCTGACCGCCTACGCCGGACTCTTCGAGGTCGCCTCCTTCAAGGAGGGCGACTCCGTCTTCGTCTCCGGCGCCGCCGGTGCCGTCGGCAGCCTCGTCGGCCAGTTCGCCAGGATCAAGGGCGCCTCCCGCGTGATCGGCTCCGCCGGCTCGGACGAGAAGGTGACGCTGCTCACGGAGAAGTACGGCTTCGACGCCGCCTTCAACTACAAGAACGGCCCCGTCGCCGAGCAGCTGCCGGCCGCGGCCCCCGAGGGCATCGACGTCTACTTCGACAACGTCGGCGGCGACCACCTGGAGGCCGCCATCTCCTCGATGAAGGTGAACGGCCGGGCCACCCTGTGCGGTGCGATCGCCGGTTACAACGACACCGAGGCCGCCCCCGGTCCGCGCAACCTGATGCAGGTCATCGGCAAGCGCCTGCGCCTGCAGGGCATCCTCGTCAACGACCACAACGGGCTGCAGCAGCAGTTCGTCCAGGACGTCGCCGGATGGCTGCGCTCCGGCGAGCTGCGGTACGACGAGACGGTCGTCGAGGGCGTCGAGAACGCCACCTCCGCCTTCCTCGGCATGCTGCGCGGCGAGAACACCGGAAAGATGATCGTTTCCTTCACCGGTTAG
- a CDS encoding MarR family winged helix-turn-helix transcriptional regulator: MPSRRVDPVTIEVVELIADVVARYHTEYEHAAASHQLTGAQAKVLNMLSLEPMPMRRIALKLRCEPSNVTGIVDRLETRGLVERRPDPADRRVKLAAPTEEGTLTAERLRESLDFAREPLAGLSTEERTVLRDLLRRMLA, from the coding sequence ATGCCCAGTCGTCGCGTAGACCCAGTGACCATCGAAGTCGTCGAGCTCATCGCCGACGTCGTGGCCCGCTATCACACGGAGTACGAGCACGCGGCCGCCAGCCACCAGCTCACCGGCGCCCAGGCCAAGGTGCTGAACATGCTCTCCCTGGAGCCCATGCCGATGCGGCGCATCGCGCTGAAGCTGCGGTGCGAGCCCTCGAACGTGACCGGCATCGTCGACCGCCTGGAGACCCGCGGCCTGGTCGAGCGCCGGCCGGACCCGGCGGACCGCCGGGTGAAGCTGGCCGCCCCCACCGAGGAGGGCACGCTGACCGCGGAGCGGCTGCGCGAGTCGCTGGACTTCGCCCGCGAACCGCTGGCCGGGCTGTCCACGGAGGAACGGACGGTCCTGCGGGACCTCCTCAGGCGCATGCTGGCCTGA